ACTGAAACTCGCAAGCAGAGGATTCTCTACTCAGCGCAAAGTACTACTGGTGCGATAGGTGTTTAATTGGAAGCACCACCATCGACAAAGAGGGTCTGTCCAGTAATGTTCGTATTCTCGAACAATAGCATTTCAAGGACGGGGAGTACATCTCCCACATCGCTCAGTTGTTCGGTGGGAGTGCGGCGACGGATGGCATCGATCTGATTTGATGCCAGTACCGATGACATTTCCGAGAGAAAAAAACCGGGGGCAATCGAGTTTATCAGAATATTCCGAGCGCCCACTTCACGCGCGAGTGAGCGGGTAAGGGCATCCAATCCCGCTTTCGTTGTCGAGTACACCGACAATCCTGTATAGCCACGAGAACCACAGATCGAAGAGACATTTACGATTCGACCGCCGTTTTCATTCAGTAACATTTTTTTGAGTACAGCTTTGGTCAGAAGAATCGGCTGTTGAAGGTTTATAGCAAGAATGTCGCGAATCATGTCTGACGACATGTGAACCAAGAAATGATCCTGTCCAATCGCCGCATTGTTGACCAATGCAAAGATTTCACCAAATCGTTGGGCGGCATCGTTGACAAATGCTTCCAATTTTTCGGTATCGAGCATATCCAACGGTTCAAACCAGTAATTTTCTGGATACTGTTTACGCAGAGCTGCCACTGCTGCAGTTTCGGTTCGGGCGAACGAGGCGATCTTTGCACCGTGCGATAGGAGACGTTGGGTCATCGCAAGACCAAGACCGCGCGACCCGCCACTAATCAGAATAACCCCTTGTGGAATCGTCACGGTTTTTCCCCCTTACTTGTCTGTTTTGCCAACGTACTTACCGCTACTTATCAGTATGCATCGAAATTAATGGTGTTGTTGAGCTGTTTTCAAGTTTGCTGTTAGTGGAATTTCCTCGAGAAAACTCCAGAGCCGGGGTATCGCATAACTGGCGACCCTGCCGTTTAAATACTCGATCAAGTCGT
Above is a window of bacterium DNA encoding:
- a CDS encoding SDR family oxidoreductase gives rise to the protein MTIPQGVILISGGSRGLGLAMTQRLLSHGAKIASFARTETAAVAALRKQYPENYWFEPLDMLDTEKLEAFVNDAAQRFGEIFALVNNAAIGQDHFLVHMSSDMIRDILAINLQQPILLTKAVLKKMLLNENGGRIVNVSSICGSRGYTGLSVYSTTKAGLDALTRSLAREVGARNILINSIAPGFFLSEMSSVLASNQIDAIRRRTPTEQLSDVGDVLPVLEMLLFENTNITGQTLFVDGGASN